A window of Cydia fagiglandana chromosome Z, ilCydFagi1.1, whole genome shotgun sequence genomic DNA:
GCTATGTGAAACTTTGATAACCTAAGTATAATAAACGCCCATAATTTATATCCTGTCTTTAAAATTCTGGGAAAAACACACAGGGAAATACTGatgaaacatattttgattCAACAATAAATCTCTCCTGATATATTTTTCGCGTTAAAACCTGTGACCTCAAAAAGATTGGATAAAATGAAGTGTTTCTTTTGGAACGGAAATAACACTGGTATTGAAATAAATGTCAATTCTCGGGATAGAATTGGGCTGGCACTTATTATTCAACAGAATATCAATGAGATCGGGataataatgtattttcttCTGCCTTAGGCTAACGTCTATTATTATAAGGGTCAAATACATATAATGTCaaactttttctaattattgttgttgatttattttgaatagAAATATACAGTCACACTCATTTGATATGGAGGGTTTTGAATACCCACTTTAATTGATGTTTCAAGTTAttaattagaaatataaaaaatcacCACCCGTTTAggccaagataagtctgcaatgatcttgatagcacacgcagtgcaagtattattttatacatcgaacttctatgaaattattacttataagtaacacttgcactgcttgtATGCTATCATAATCGTTACACACTTATTTCGGTTTATCTCTACATCCCTTTTTCTGGGAAATGAAAACGTATTttcaaataaatgtaaatacgaataggtattatgttttatttcaagAGTCAGTTCTGCAAAAGTTGAAAGTTATATTTAACTTTATTATGAGCATGGAATTTAATAAAACGAAGTACAGAGCAactaataaataagtacttgcGCTGAGGAAAAATACTTCCACTATTATGTTTTtgtaaaaagcaaatttattttgagttttatttttcaGCTGAATAAAAGAAgtgtaagatatatttttttaaataccaggTATTTGTGTATTTTCAGGGTAGGGTGTCCTAAAAATACTTTGCCAATTATTTTTGACTGCggcatattgttaaaaattgtgacAAAATTTTGCTTTTGTGTATCAAAACTGAATAGAATATTTTAggtaatatattttgtattggTTAAATAAatggttataattttaattttaatggaaTTTTTACAACCGAcaagaaacatttttttaaattaataattaacgtATTTTTGGACCACTCTTCATTAGTACCAGTACCAATATATGCTTAATATTAAAATGCTTTGTTTTTTTCTAGGATAAGAGGAAGGAAAAAACATCAGGAAGAGACTTCCAAGGAACAGCCAGGTTAGTTCTTATGTTAGTCTAACTCGGCCTTATAAAGGGGACCAGGTTCTACGATCAAAGTGTATTACTGAAAGAGAAGAAACACTAAAGCATTGCATCTCGCTTTCATTGCGGAATTAATGATGTCATTTAATGTTACCATCGTGACAAAAAACAATATGTCAATATGATAACTTAAGGTGACATTCAGATTTCAACGACACAACAGCTGCATTAGTGGGGcctatttctcgaacgatattagactaatattattagtgtgttgctaTGGAAACTcatggactaataatattagtctaatacctTTCGAGAAATGTGCCCCTGATGTGACAGAGCGGCGGTGTAGATCCTTGATAAAGAGGAACGATTGTCGCCGAATAACAGCACGTTACTGCTACAATGATCATTAACatgaattttgttatttaatagaCCTGTAAATCTTGCTTGTTTGAGATAATTTTGCTCACGCCTTATTCAATATAAGTCTACGTAGATACACAAGAAAAACGTTTCTACCTTGTTAGCCGAATTTCCTAAACATACTGCGACTAAGACTGCGACTGCGACTGCATCTAAGAGGATTTCACACCCAAATCTGATTGCTGGTAAACACGTCTGTTCTGCCTCTTTGAAAAATTACCGTATACCTTCGTCCCCaatgttaactgtacatcggtggaccttacgcctattgtaataaggtccacagaTGTAAAGGAGGGTTCCTGTTTGTACAAAAGTACCGATGAGAAACAATCAATTTCCGTACAATGTAATCTTAGTAAAGAGCGATACGATATAAAATGTAACCCTTTTCTTGGCAACGTATCTCGCTAAAAGGTCAAGGTCATGGTCAATACGGATAATGTGGCTACAGGTTTTCTGTGgctgatttttacattttacacattgattagtgcTTAGTGTGAGTTCGTACATTTGCCACTAAACGCAAGTAGCAAAATTGAACTCGCAATAGTCgcaataaacactaatcaatgtgcAAATAGATCCCAATGTGAAGGCCAGCCGCACTTAAAAATACCCGTATTGACATTAAATATTACTTACcctatttttgtattattttcatagatttttatttgtttattttgtgattttacattattttttaaataaatttgtcaaaaaaggggTTAAAATTCTGTAGCGGTAAAAGGGAATTTATATTATAGGAAGCGGTCGGATTCAGAAGAAATCATTATTCCTGCTGTATTATTTGTTTGTGTATACTTGTATCATTAGGGATAAGTACAAGTTATTGCAACATTTGAAGAAAAGTTTGtacaaacatgtttttttgacATTGATATTTTCATACGGCCATGCACTACAGGGGTactacataattgttttccatcgtattttctcggaaacgttggtatttgtcatgctagttcagtcaatgtcagtattttttgtactgagactgactgaaatagcaagacacgtttgtaagtttccgtgaaaatacgatggaaacaaTTATACACTACCTACATCTGTAACACGATTCGAGGTTTTACCCGTGTCAGTCATATAAGTGTCAGAGTGACGTGCTCCGCATAACGACCGTATGTGTATTTGGAAACTTCTTCAACTGCATACTTTATTGCTTAAGAACAAGGTACACACTTGAATGAATTATCAAATGCACATACGGTTGTTATGCTAAGCAGTATGAGTGACACAGGAAAACTGCGGTAACCGTGAGGTGTAAGAGCAATTTACCAgggtcgcttacataacgctacTACTTTAATACTTATGAATGCTAGGGAGCCATTTCTTATTTTATGGCTTGGCTCAAAATTATAAAGAGAGTCAAAATTATTCGGCTTCCTAGCATTATTATTAGTATTGAACTAGTGTGACGTAAGCGACGCGCTGTTGAAATGCTCGAGGCTTTCATGTCTGCCTGCCAAGCGACGGCTCGCGGattgttttataaattttctcagcacaggtaaaaaaaaacataaagtcGAAAAAACATGGTTGTGACACAATAgagaataagaaaaaaaacgggTTTCGAAATGCCGACCGTCGAATTTTCCTGTGCTTTGACAATTTATTTCAATCCATTTTTTGCTACGCGGTTGTATATAAATAGGATATTGCAATAAGCGAAATCAcactttttaaacaaaataaaaatttcagAATTTTTACAGAGTTTTATGGAGTTTTCGTGGAATACAAGAATGGTCTCCTAAAATACTCACAGAATAGGTGAATAAAGTTTTGCTCTTTTAATTTGCGAAATAAAAGGTTTAATTAAAACTTAGcattaataaaaatacagaGAAAAGTTAATCCGCCTAGATACTAAGTGTAATTAGTAATTCTAGGTATAGTCAGCCCTTAGGAATACTTAAGCTCGAATTAATTACCTATTTTGAATAAATTGAAGTAACTTTTATTATAAGAGGTACTCGTAATTTAGAacaaacaggccaattcgagttttagttactCGATCTGGTTCCAATATGATGATAGGTactacagagggcctaccgcgaaccacgttcgacgtgttgcctctctatcgcacttgtaaattcgtacgtaagtgtgacagggaggcaacacgtcgaacgtggttcgcggtaggcgctctgatctgtcagtgtcaaaagtgacgttactttaaccaaaaacgtcacttttacaCTGACGTATCAGTATAATATCGGAAATAGATCGAATAGGTAACTAAAACCTAttgataattaaaaataaaaaccgggcaagtgcgagtcggactcgctcacgaagggttccgtaccataatgcaaaaaaaaaacaaaaaaaaagcaaaaagaaaacggtcacccatccaagtactgaccactcccgacgttgcttaactttggtcaaaaatcacgtttgttgtatgggagccccatttaaatctttattttattctgtttttagtatttgttgttatagcggcaacagaaatacatcatctgtgaaaatttcaactgtctagctatcacggttcgtgagatacagcctggtgacagacagacggacagacggacggacggacggacggacggacggacggacggacagcgaagtcttagtaatagggtcccgttttaccctttgggtacggaaccctaaaaacggacaTCATTATCGTCGCGATCTGTCTGCTGTTTTGCATCCTCTATCATAGAAACGGTGGTAAAAAGTGCTTATATAATATGTGCTTTtgtcaaataatataatataatcaaccTGATGTATACAGAATGGCGTTGTACTTTACTGTCCTactatacgagtacctacacaaaacttttgaataaattttCCAATGTAAAATTTTGCTCGTTATGCTTGTAGGGACATAACAAAGCATGTACGTACCTACCGACCCACAAGACCCACATTTGTGCACATACTGTCTAGAAAAGGCGTAATTTCATACAAACAACAACCACTTACAACTTTTCATATACACGGTGGCGAAACTTGGGTCCATTCATCTTGGTTTGAACTTTGAAGCACAGGAAATCGATGGTCTTTTGTTTGCGCAAAACTCATTTCCGAACCTCTGCGGTCCGCTTACGTCACCGTCGAGTTAGTAGGTACTGACGTGAACACATGTGCAGGTCGTGGATCACATGAgcctcgtttttttagcattaggaaaaaggtaaacaatctaaaacgattttaaaaaataagtcacagtaAATCTTATAAGGTATGTAACAATTAGAtagcacctttgcacccggtacagcccgcggatgtcttttagattaaaacattttaatatttagatatatgtaagttacttttgtatgattatttatgtaccattaaccttttgtgtaataaattatATAGCATTAGATGATCAATATTttactttcataaataatagtcaTGTACTAtaatttaaaaagcgtttttcaataaagagAGACACGCCAAGATTGTttaccatttttaaaatgctaaaaaaatgaggCACGTGTATTTAGTGCTGTTTTCTGAGTGTTATTTATTACACGTAAGGGATGCGGTCCGTAAATCCTACATTTGTGACCTAAGTCTGGAATTAATGTATCTTTTCATCACACTCCTATCCAATCCTAAATTACGATTTAGGGCTCTAATTAATgaattttttcatcacacttgctagGCGATGCGGTTCGTAAATCCTAAATTTCTATCTAGGGCTACCACAGCCTCTGACAAATCCGCTAGCCTAGCAGAGCTGGCGTTGTAGCAAGGAGCGGGTGAGCGGCTTAGcgaaaaatagtatgagcaacgcttatggctcctctacacgatgggccaacaccggccactccaagggacgcatttatgcgttagagggagcaagtgatattgctgtctcattctacatggctgtgtcccttggagtggtcggtgttgccccatcgtgtagaggagccattacaggcGCGGACGCGTGTAACAGATTCTATCTAAGTTCAGTAACTTCTCGTGCGTGCGCCCGCTCCGTGCACCCGCGCCAGCTAGCGCCACTTGCATCCAGGGTtatccggttaaacctggagttccCATGGTTACCAGAACAATTTTACACTGCGTTAacagtttaactggttaaccccggttagtgggatggtgcaagtgacgcttagAGAATTAACTTTTGATGTTGAAGTACATGTATTTTTAGCCGCAGAAGCAGGCGAAAGCTCCAACCCTACAGAGCCGGCCGCGCCTCGCGTGGTCGTTGAAAAACCGTTCCTGCTTTGCGACGGTCGGTGAGTACATCATTTTAGAACATTTCACATGTAAGTATAGTGCTTTCTGATCATATTATTGTTGAGGGAAATAAGGAACGAATAATATATACGAAATAGAAATATAATAGAAATAATCATTTTGCATGCCCCGTTCATGAGCGTTCCTcacggtcgtatcaaaataagattaaaaatgtaaaaagttaTTAAATCTGAAATGGGCTCTATGCCTCCGAGTTTCTTGTTTGAATCATCTTACTTTGAAAATATCTACAAACATTAAATGGCTTATCAAAGAATTCATAATCGTCGTAACTTTAAGACATAATTTTAAAGGCAATTAACTGGTTTTGTGAGTGCTTCCGAGCCGAATAAACTTTTATAGGGGTCGGGGATACAGATTACCTACAATACGCTGTTTAGATACGCCACGGTCACAACTTACAGTCAAAATTATGATTCTATTTTGGCCTTTGAAGTATACATATATTGCTATAGGGTCAGAGGCCCTGCCGCGAAAAACgcgaataatttatttatccgcctctctatcgctcaaaTATGACTCCTTTATACCTGTACATCtggtattatttttatacagaCTGAGGCTGGAAGCGTGGCTGGACAAGTCCGCCTACCACCACGGCGAGCCCATCATCGTGAGCTTCTCCATCATCAACCACTCCAACAAGACTGTTCGACGCATCAAGGTAACGTATAATTTTGATGCAGGACCGGGCATTCATTGATATTGAATAAATGTGTCCGATATACTTGCGAGAAACGTATGGACGAAaactacatattattaaattctaaacatgtttattttatgttgcaTGATCGAGAATCACACACATTAACTAACAGAAGCAGTATGCTGTACATAGACATGAAACTGTCAGCATCATTTCATATTTGGGATTCTTCTTACTAAAATTTTAccggtgtgtgtgtgtgtgtgtgatttcACTCGTTCTATTCGCTTTTCTCCACACTAGacgaatagtaggtacctacctatattaaaacTCATATTTATTCACAGATTctaaattaatttaagtaaGCCCAATCATTACTTGAAGTAAGTAAGTTAAGTTAAGAGGACATTTGGACGTCTTGACAACCTCTCTGCTACTTAATTGGTGTTTTATTGGCTATGGCGCGATATTCCTAAATTACCTTATTAAAGAAATTGCAAGAAAGAGATAAGAAAACTGGGAATCCTTTAAAACTCCAAAACGAATTGGCAATAAACTCCGCGTTTCAAAATTCTAACGTCCTTCCCTCAGGCAATGGTCGTCCAACATGTGGACGTTTGCATGTTCTCGAACGGCAAGTTCAAGAACGTGGTGGCCTTCGAGAAGGACAACACCCCCGTGCTGCCCGGGCAGAGTCTCGACGGCTCCTACACTATGATACCTAGCCGGGGTGAGAGCCTTGTTCTTTGTGTAGGCGGTGGTGGTTCAGCACGTAGAGGTCTGCATGTTCTCCGACAGCAAGTTTAAGAACGACGTGGCAATGGTCGAGGATGACACCACTCTCGTCCCGCCGGGACAGCGGCTGGATGAAACCTATACAATGATACCCAGCAGGGGTAAGATTTGACATAAGATGGAATACTACTTTAGAACCCGATCACGGATAAAAAATTAGACTCAATATTAACATTCTCACTTAAGTTAGTCATTCAGCTTGAAACAGAGTCTACTTTTGTGTGCCAGGTTTACTCGTAATACTTTTCCGCGTTAAAGGGACTTAAAGTCTAAAAATAATCCTAAAGTCAAGAGCATCCACACACTATTCGTAGAAAGGTAATCAGACTTGGAAGCAGGTACAAgtcaatatttaaataatataagtaactaaaatcaggatgaaaaaaaatggcgtTGACTGTTACAGCAAACACATAATCACATAGCACATAATAATGATTAACGCATATAACCCTGCTCATTTATGTTTAACTACAAAATTGTTAATGATTAACCATTAAAAATATTCGTAGGTAGTATAACTCCAGTCATTGTTCACAGGTGTCACAAAGAATTGGATAGCCCTCGAGGATTCCTATTCAAAAACCGGGGCCTGTCTAGCATCCACGGTCCTGTGCAATTCAAACTCGCCCGAAGACCGCAACGTGTTTGCCATTTACGTGTCCTACTACGTGAAGATAAAACTGAACGTCAGCGGTATAGGCGGAGAACTGTCAGTTAAGCTGCCCTTCTCGCTCTCACATGCTAACATTAATGAAGCTCCTACTGATAGTGTGATGGAAGAAGCTACGCACCGCATGATCCTCGAAGGCAGAGAGAACAGTGACGACGAAGATGAAGATGAAGAAGATAAGGAAGACGAAGAAGCCACTGCGGACGAAAATCAACAATCTGACTTAGAGGAAGACTCAAAACCTGTAAACGGGCGTCGTTGCGTCTCCGCCGACGTTTGCGTCAACATCATCGAGAACAAATTGTGTGAGAGGCCTCGTTTCGAAGGGCCAACTCAAGTCCGTAAGTGCAACCCTGATGATGACGACATGAACCTTATTGTTCGCTACCCCGGCCCGGATACGTGATCCGACGAGGAGCCAGACGCAACCAACGGGGCAAGCAAGACTGATGAAGCAACGAAAGCAACACCGCGCATGATCGACGTCCATGCGAACGTCGAAGAGAAAACCAGCTTCTTTGGAAAGCTGAGGCAGTCGGTTTGCTGCTTGAACCGTCGTCATTCGTAAACTGGACTGTAAAAGTCTTTGCCTTCGACAATTAACATAGTGATGTTGAACTGTTATGAACATTGGTATTATTAAGAGAAACCCTAGCTTCAAATTACCCGCAGTCCAATGACATTGAAATGTCAATCGTTTTCATGTTTATCTAGTCGGAACTTTTAAAAGTTATAACTGTATAATTGTTCAACTGTAGATTAAGGATCGAAGTCAGAAGACTTGGTGGTGCCGAATTAAGCCTGAATGGAGTTACGCTTACTAAATTATAGTAGGTTAGACATTTAGCGTCATTAAGATCTACattattatgaaaaatattgaaaatgtttttCGTTTCACTTAGACATTTTGCTAATCCAGAATCATAATCTTTTTAGTTGTTTTTCCGTCAGGCTAAACGTTGTGGTCAATAATTAGTttcagttagaccaagaaaagtctgcagagattttgatagcccacgcagtgcaggtgttatttaatacgtcataatttcatagaaatttgacgtttaaaataacatttgcactgcgtggactaccaaaatctctgcagactttttttggtctaactctatccacaacagtaatttaataaatttagatTAATTTTTGAACATTAAGGTGCCGATGAGCCAAAATAAATGTTGTATTAGGTTAAAATATCACTTAGTTACTCCCTATACTTAACATAGGAGCTCCAAACCTCTTAGACTGACGTCTGTGAAGGTAAAGAAAGGGCatgaaaatattacaatttgcGCCAAAAAACCCATGATCTAACTAACGTAACAAATAGAccaatatactcgtacctacttaaTGCAGATCTTTACGAATTTGGTAGTGAGTTCTCTAGGCACATTTTATACCCTAATTAAACCTTTATACTTCTGGATTTGTTAGCTGTAAATGATATACATTTTTCGAAACGTTTTGGACCAAGGTCGTGTTTGGGAATTCTATAAGTCTCTGTTGCCAGTAAATGTATTCCTAAGAAGTCTTCTAACTTTAATTATAAGTGTACCTATAATTTTGATGTCTTTTGATCATAAAAAATTCAATAATGTTAAAATTAAATGCTCTTTATTTGACctgggcccatttctcgaacggtattagtctaatattattagtgtgttgacATGGCAACCCATACGACTTGACAGTTTGTGGAcgaataatattagtctaataacGTTCGAGAAATGAGCCCCTGATAATGACATAATATATCTGTAATCCAAATccggccatccgagcgccgattgCAAATGCGTTGCTAGCTTTTAGGATGAGAATACGCTCTTGACTTGAAGTTTTTAACATTACGGGCCGAAAATACCGCAGGAAACAGTTCATTCCACTGTTTTTTCAGTGCGAAGCAGGAATTTTGGAGTTGATTAGGGGTCGATAAATAGGGTCACACCTAAACTCCTCTCTCTTGCTAGCCTGACGTCAGGTATATCTGCCGCCTTAACAAGATCTTTTCTAtcatgatgttgatgatgtcaatttcaaactagtttttaaacAGCTGcatatttgtataggtaatatCAGACTCGCCATCCACACTTGCCATTATAACTAACCATGGAAGATCTCAATCTAGGCTAAGTAACCATTAAGCATACTAAAGTATATAGAACCAAATATTTTAGCGGATTAGGTATTCTTGATGTTTTTgaaattgttaaaataaaatgatatgACATAATAGATATTCTTTGAGAAACCTtcaaatatgaggcttatattgAAATTACCACTAGGCTCAAAAGTTGTTGGAAACATATGAATCGACATAATATTTTTGGATTGATATTCAACCcaccgtgaaattttgtgtGATATTGCAATCAAAGTACTAATGTGTGCAGTGTACagagatttttttttgcttccagtacagtcgccatcagatatattggggcggccaaggtgttcaaaaatatctaaacaaagCCTCTATTATCAAAGTGTTAAGCGCTAGTCTGTGTAGACAACTAGTCTTCTCGAAATTTCTATATTTCTATGCaagtttataataaattatctaATACCTTGGCCTCAATTTATCATCTGCCGTTAATAATAGGACATTGAACTATTAAGGAAATACCCGCAACT
This region includes:
- the LOC134678127 gene encoding phosrestin-2-like, producing MAADSSLNSQRRHKKYFLCRQYTLVESLESLGTALIQSDKEERDEKVFKKSSPNNKLTLYLASRDLVVETNSIDRIQGVLHVDPEHVDNKKLYGQVTLTFRYGREDEEVMGLKFCNEAIMSLAQVWPLNCNHEREPSTALQEALMKRLGAHAYPFQLELTPLAPPSVQLVPAKQYHGAPIGTSYDVRAFIAEKVDEKVSRRNMVRMGIRVLQGASRAAAAAALPPPSPAHNSLSAMAHHQLLRLKTRMKCAPDENCAAEAGESSNPTEPAAPRVVVEKPFLLCDGRLRLEAWLDKSAYHHGEPIIVSFSIINHSNKTVRRIKAMVVQHVDVCMFSNGKFKNVVAFEKDNTPVLPGQSLDGSYTMIPSRGVTKNWIALEDSYSKTGACLASTVLCNSNSPEDRNVFAIYVSYYVKIKLNVSGIGGELSVKLPFSLSHANINEAPTDSVMEEATHRMILEGRENSDDEDEDEEDKEDEEATADENQQSDLEEDSKPVNGRRCVSADVCVNIIENKLCERPRFEGPTQVRKCNPDDDDMNLIVRYPGPDT